Genomic DNA from Anguilla anguilla isolate fAngAng1 chromosome 17, fAngAng1.pri, whole genome shotgun sequence:
TTGCAGTACCGAAGTGTATTGTTTTAGTtagttttattaatttctgaatatattgaAATTATGAAAGTAATATGAGCACCATAAGTAACATTActggtatctgtgtgtgtgtgtgtgtatggagatTGTAACATTACAGAAACAGAAGTCAGAACTCACCCCCAACATAGCAAACTGTCCGTCGGCTCGCACCAGCCCTTAAACGGAAACAAGGCAAGAGACAGTTAAATGGACAGCTGTGAGAAAACCGGGCCAGTTTCAGGACATTATCCAAAATGCGTTTTCTGAAATGCTAAGTCACTTGAATTTATAACGAGCGGGCCAATGCCCGCGTGGTCTTTGGGTGAATCCTGGAGGAGAACGGCAGCACTGCGTCACACTGAGGCTTTTAGCGGATGCTGTTCTCCAGGGCGACTCGCTTAAGTGCACACAGGAACGTTTAGGCAACCAAGAGCTGGCGCCAGTTCCATTAGGGTCCCAACTGACAGCGGCCGCAGGGCCTGTTGGTGTCAGGTGGGCTCGTCTTGCGCTGACGGTTTGTGACTTGAGTTTACTGAGGGCGGTGGGGTGAATgaagacgtgtgtgtgtgtccgctgGTGCCGGggatgtatgtgtttgtgtcagcGTGTTTATTCAGCGTGAGAGCAAAGAGCACGTATGTGGGGGACTTCatgagaaggtgtgtgtgtgggcagttgGGTTCTCATAGGAACCAGCAGTCCTGCTCACTGATGGAGTGAGTGACTGTCTGGCTgtttggctggctggctggctggctggctggctgactgactggctggctggctgtctgactgtctggctgactggctggctggctgactggctgactgactggctggctggctgtctgactgtctggctgactggctgactgactgactgactggctggctgactgactggctggttTCTCCTTGCACCCTCTTCAGACTATTCACATAACAGTAGTTTAAAGAAACACACTAATTtgcattgaattttttttcGGAAATTTGCTTAACATTTGCAAAACATTCAGATGTAAACTTTGTGTAAACAGatgctactgtgtgtgtgcgtgtgtgtgcgtgcgtgtgtgtgttctcagctAAGCGATGAGCAGCGCAGGGAGATGGTGAGGTACAGACAGAGGGCTACGCAGCTGGATGCTGAGAGACAGAGTTTGCGCAAGGAGAGACTACTGACCCAGgttcagaacattctggatggtgtacaggtgagtcagtgaaactgcacattacaacacacacaggtgagtcagtggccacacacacgcacacacacacacacaataacaataacTACTCACCCACATCTGTGTTCCTGACCAGCAGGGACGTGGGAACTGTAGCCCAGTGTTCTGCTGAGTAAGAAAACAGCATTCCAACGatgtatcccagaatgcaccactgTAGCCTACACAGTTCTTATCTGAATCCTCAATCTGCTGAACGGAAGCAAAGCTACTGGGACAAGGAAGCATGTGTGAATGCTCTTATTCTGAATCCTACTGAAATGGACAGAATGTAGAACTACACATAGGTAAGTTAAGGGCTCAGAATTAACCAGAGGGCACACAGAATCTCTCAGATACATTCAGAGCAGACTGACCGTCATCTTCATTTCACACACGGTACTTCCAAGATGTGTTTCACTGACTTCATGAGTTACATCAGGTGAGGTTATGAGTTGATGAccgaagcccctccccctctctccgacCACCAGGTGCGTCAGGtgccagaggaggaggagcagccccAGACCCCGCCTACACACGGCTCTCCAAAACCAGAGTTCCCAAATGGTTTTATCCTGCCTCCCCGGTGTGGAAGGGGGGtgccagaggaggaggagcagccccAGACCCCGCCTACACACGGCTCTCCAAAACCAGAGTTCCCAAATGGTTTTACCCTGCCTCCCCGGTGTGGAAGGGGGGTTGACGTCGCTCCATGTGGCACTAACGGGGGCGTAGCCCAAGAGAAGGTGACCCCCGTGTTCCAGAACGGGATGAGAGGGGAAGCGGGGGAAGAGCAGGacgaggagggagaggaggggggcgcgAGGATGCAGAGCCTGCTCAAGAGGTCCCGGGAGTGCATGGAGAGGGAACCGGGCTGGCTGGGGTCCCGGGGCAGCTGCAAGACCACGcccacggccacgcccaccaaCGTGCTGAGAGAGAGCCTCTTCGATAAGGAGAACGAGAGCGGCGGGGGGCAGCCCAGCCCCTCCCCAgaccacgcccacgcccacgcccacccTGGCCTGGACCCGAGCGCCTCCCCCAGTCCCCTGTTGGGCCTCGCGGGGCCTTACGCCCAGCTCCCCAGCCCGGAGCCCAGCATGagtccccgcccccaccgccgcaggccccgccccgTTTCCGCCGGCAACATCTTCATCTCCTTCCCCGTGTACGCGGCGGAGCAGGAGAGGGGCGCGCTGGCAGGATGGGGGCCCGCGGGGACCGCCACGCCCTCAAATGATAGGTCACCGCCAAACCACCCATCGCTCGCCGactcactgctgccccctggaGCCGGCGAGCGGCGCGGCAGCCATTCTGGAGCGGGCGCGGGCGGCGAGGCGGGCGGACCGGCGGGGTTCCGCAGGCGCTCCCAAACGCTGGACAGCCAGCCGCACCCCGCCGTGGACCGCAGCCAGGAGAGAGTCCCGCGCTTCATGGGCGGGGTCCCCTGGCGCCCGCCGTGCCGTCgctccccccccgcgcccctcgGCCAGTCGTACGACCTGGAGAGCCCCGTCCCGGCGCTGCTGCGCCCCCAGGTGGCCCCCGCACGCTCCCCCTCGCCCGCACACTCGCCCAGCCTCGTCAAACGCAGCCTGGGCGCCGAGCCACGGCTCACTCTGGACCTCCTGACCACACCCCCGGAGCAGCCGGCCAATCAGACCGGTGAGTGTGTGATGCAGTTCCAGTGCACCAAacagtgtgtgtcagtaaatTCAGTAAGTtactgtttgtatgtgcatgtacgtgtatatgtgtgtgtctgtatctgagTAATCTACAATGTGTCTGCATCACCATTCTGACGGTATATATATTTGTGAGTCAGTagattacagtgtgtgtgtgtgtgtgtgtgtgtgtgtgtgcgtgtgtgtgtgtattacaggGGAGGCGCAGTGGGAGGTCCATGCCCTGGAGGACATGCGGAGGAGGCTGGAGGAGGAACACGCCCTGCAGCTGTCCCTCCTCATCGCCGAACAAGAGAAGGAGCAACGGCACCTCCAGCAGGTCAGGACATGCGAGCGCAGCTCTTAAATACAGGCACTGAAACGggccgtgattggctgcagtctcacccgggagggaggggcacagTCAGCGGGCCACTCTCAgcgcaggagagcaggagaCTCCTCCGGTCGATTGGCCGCCTGCAGTCCGCTGGCACCGACTGCGTGTGAAGGCAGACGTCTGCGCAGcccagctggtggactgcagagagagagaagcagctcAGAAATGAAACGTTAACAGGCTCAGTTCCGTTAGACTTCATATCtaacagtgtagtataattggTTGGGAACTGGGATGGCAACCTAAAGGTTGATTCCCAGCtaagacactgccattgtgcccttcaaccaggtacttgacctgaattgcttcagtatacatccagctctGTAAATGGATActctgtgaaaatgtgaatgtgaaatcGCTCTGGCTAAGAGCGTCTGTGAAATGGCGGttatg
This window encodes:
- the LOC118216027 gene encoding centriolar coiled-coil protein of 110 kDa-like isoform X3, whose amino-acid sequence is MESYEEFCFSSLARLQTQGKRKSSCEASGQQRALSLIQFHGRALLSPVLSDEQRREMVRYRQRATQLDAERQSLRKERLLTQVQNILDGVQVRQVPEEEEQPQTPPTHGSPKPEFPNGFILPPRCGRGVPEEEEQPQTPPTHGSPKPEFPNGFTLPPRCGRGVDVAPCGTNGGVAQEKVTPVFQNGMRGEAGEEQDEEGEEGGARMQSLLKRSRECMEREPGWLGSRGSCKTTPTATPTNVLRESLFDKENESGGGQPSPSPDHAHAHAHPGLDPSASPSPLLGLAGPYAQLPSPEPSMSPRPHRRRPRPVSAGNIFISFPVYAAEQERGALAGWGPAGTATPSNDRSPPNHPSLADSLLPPGAGERRGSHSGAGAGGEAGGPAGFRRRSQTLDSQPHPAVDRSQERVPRFMGGVPWRPPCRRSPPAPLGQSYDLESPVPALLRPQVAPARSPSPAHSPSLVKRSLGAEPRLTLDLLTTPPEQPANQTGEAQWEVHALEDMRRRLEEEHALQLSLLIAEQEKEQRHLQQELEERERRLRDQGATRASAGDLGPDWEAQRDGCPALNMAGPALSPAGPALNLAGSAPSPAGPALSPAGPALNLTGPTLSPAERSPGPVRNMAGFTSALSPGAPPPAAQPPVYLWGPSWGVSKARGRQSLVLTPELQGALCRLSALARGFLTRRLLQTEKVKHLRQTVQDTQEFIRSFRSEAPLRRGGSVSAQDLSLQERVRAQLRAALFDVHDIFFEMPLQERLGLLLQDRELRMERKLREMEKAKSPRDRVTLSAATQKSLDRKKQRVVGSPGHAKRVQQKPKSPPTNRVLQPSQGQNAPVPGQLLRQGSLYRKTPEERSRPRMLDWMRIR
- the LOC118216027 gene encoding centriolar coiled-coil protein of 110 kDa-like isoform X2, with the protein product MESYEEFCFSSLARLQTQGKRKSSCEASGQQRALSLIQFHGRALLSPVLSDEQRREMVRYRQRATQLDAERQSLRKERLLTQVQNILDGVQVRQVPEEEEQPQTPPTHGSPKPEFPNGFILPPRCGRGVPEEEEQPQTPPTHGSPKPEFPNGFTLPPRCGRGVDVAPCGTNGGVAQEKVTPVFQNGMRGEAGEEQDEEGEEGGARMQSLLKRSRECMEREPGWLGSRGSCKTTPTATPTNVLRESLFDKENESGGGQPSPSPDHAHAHAHPGLDPSASPSPLLGLAGPYAQLPSPEPSMSPRPHRRRPRPVSAGNIFISFPVYAAEQERGALAGWGPAGTATPSNDRSPPNHPSLADSLLPPGAGERRGSHSGAGAGGEAGGPAGFRRRSQTLDSQPHPAVDRSQERVPRFMGGVPWRPPCRRSPPAPLGQSYDLESPVPALLRPQVAPARSPSPAHSPSLVKRSLGAEPRLTLDLLTTPPEQPANQTGEAQWEVHALEDMRRRLEEEHALQLSLLIAEQEKEQRHLQQELEERERRLRDQGATRASAGDLGPDWEAQRDGCPALNMAGPALSPAGPALNLAGSAPSPAGPALSPAGPALNLTGPTLSPAERSPGPVRNMGFTSALSPGAPPPAAQPPVYLWGPSWGVSKARGRQSLVLTPELQGALCRLSALARGFLTRRLLQTEKVKHLRQTVQDTQEFIRSFRSEAPLRRGGSVSAQDLSLQERVRAQLRAALFDVHDIFFEMPLQERLGLLLQDRELRMERKLREMEKAKSPRDRVTLSAATQKSLDRKKQRVVGSPGHAKRVQQKPKSPPTNRVLQPSQGQNAPVPGQLLRQGSLYRKTPEERVKHSDTLRKQHSLG
- the LOC118216027 gene encoding centriolar coiled-coil protein of 110 kDa-like isoform X1, whose translation is MESYEEFCFSSLARLQTQGKRKSSCEASGQQRALSLIQFHGRALLSPVLSDEQRREMVRYRQRATQLDAERQSLRKERLLTQVQNILDGVQVRQVPEEEEQPQTPPTHGSPKPEFPNGFILPPRCGRGVPEEEEQPQTPPTHGSPKPEFPNGFTLPPRCGRGVDVAPCGTNGGVAQEKVTPVFQNGMRGEAGEEQDEEGEEGGARMQSLLKRSRECMEREPGWLGSRGSCKTTPTATPTNVLRESLFDKENESGGGQPSPSPDHAHAHAHPGLDPSASPSPLLGLAGPYAQLPSPEPSMSPRPHRRRPRPVSAGNIFISFPVYAAEQERGALAGWGPAGTATPSNDRSPPNHPSLADSLLPPGAGERRGSHSGAGAGGEAGGPAGFRRRSQTLDSQPHPAVDRSQERVPRFMGGVPWRPPCRRSPPAPLGQSYDLESPVPALLRPQVAPARSPSPAHSPSLVKRSLGAEPRLTLDLLTTPPEQPANQTGEAQWEVHALEDMRRRLEEEHALQLSLLIAEQEKEQRHLQQELEERERRLRDQGATRASAGDLGPDWEAQRDGCPALNMAGPALSPAGPALNLAGSAPSPAGPALSPAGPALNLTGPTLSPAERSPGPVRNMAGFTSALSPGAPPPAAQPPVYLWGPSWGVSKARGRQSLVLTPELQGALCRLSALARGFLTRRLLQTEKVKHLRQTVQDTQEFIRSFRSEAPLRRGGSVSAQDLSLQERVRAQLRAALFDVHDIFFEMPLQERLGLLLQDRELRMERKLREMEKAKSPRDRVTLSAATQKSLDRKKQRVVGSPGHAKRVQQKPKSPPTNRVLQPSQGQNAPVPGQLLRQGSLYRKTPEERVKHSDTLRKQHSLG